The genomic stretch GTTGCAGGCGCCCTACGCCCAGTTCGACCGGCGTCTGCAGCAACTTTACGGGGCCAATGTGGAACTGGTGAACAGCCTGGCGCAGGCGCTGCGGCTGGACCTCACCTGGCGTAACTTCAGCGACCAGGCCAGTTTGGAACATGCCCTGCAGCGCGGCGAAATCGACTTCGCCCCTGGCCTTACCCAGACGCCGGCCAGCCTGCGGCTGTGGCTATTCAGCGACCCGTACATGCGCGTGCCACAACTGGTGGTGGGGCCGCGCACCGGGGCCATGGCCGTGGAGCTGGAAAAGCTTGAAGCCGAGCAACGCGTGGCGGTGCGCATGCCCAGCCCCCTGGCGGATTACCTGCGCGGCAACTACGGCAACCTCAACCTGCAGGGGGTGCCAGACGATCGTGAGGCTTTGCAACTGGTGGTCGGTGGCCAGGCCAGTTTCGCCGTGCTGGATGAAGCGCAGCTCAGCCGCCTGTCGCGCGAGAGCGAGTTCGGTGAGCTGGCGGTGGTCGGCGATGTCGGCTTGCCGCAGCTGTTGCGTATCGGTTCGCGGCGCGACTGGCCGCTGCTGGCCGATGTACTTGAACGTGGCCTGCAGGCACTGCCGGCCAAGGAGCTGGAACAACTGCATCAGCGTTGGTTGCAGCCGAAATACCCGCGCCTGAGCGAGTCGCCTGGCTTCTGGCAGAACATCGCCTTGCTGTTCGGTATGTTGCTGCTGTGTGCCATGGCCACACTGGTGTGGCAACGCCGGCAGCAGCGCCAGCTGGAGCGCAGCCTGTTGGCCGCGCGGGAAAGCCTTGTGGAGCGCCAGGTGCGCGAAGAGGCGTTGCGCCTGAGCCAGTTCGCCATCGATCAGAGCACCGTGGGTATCCTCTGGGTCAATTGGGACAGCCATGTGCGTTACGCCAACCATGCTGCCGAGCGCATGTTGGGCTACACCGAGGGTGAACTGCTGGAGCGGCCGCTGAGCGACTTCGAGCCAAGCCTGAACATGGACCGCTGGCTAGAGCTGTGGAAGGGCGCGCGTACAGGGACGGGTGGTGTCGGTCAGTTTGAGACGCAGTGCCGGCGGGCTGATCAAAGCTTGCTACCCGTGGAGCTGTCGCTGAGCTTTCTGCGTTTTCGTGACTCCGAATATCTGGTGGTCTACCTCGCCGATGTTACCGAACGCCACCGCGCCTTGGCGGCCCTGCGCGAAAGCGAGGCGCGGCTCAAGGGCATTGCTGGCAACGTACCCGGGTTGGTGTTTCGCCTGGAGCGTGACCCGGCCGAGGGTGATCTGGAGTTCCCCTATATCAGCGAGGGTAGCGAGGCGTTGGTGGGTTATGCGCCCAGCGAGATCCAGCATCCGCAGATGGGGCTGCGCAACCTGGTACACCCCGAGGACCGTGCTGATTATCACAGGGTACAGGACCTGGCCTTGGTCAGCGACCAGGACTGGTCCTGGCAGGGGCGCATCCTCACCCGGCAGGGCGAACAGCGCTGGGCCGATATCAAGGCCAGCGCCCGTCGCCTGGGCAACGGCCAGGTGGTGTGGGACGGTGTAGTCTGGGACATCACACAGGGCAAGCGGGCCGAGCTGGCGCTGGCGAAGTCCCAGGAGCAGCTGCGCGAACTCTCGGCCCACCTGGAGAGCGTGCGTGAAGAAGAAAAAGCCCGTATCGCCCGGGAAGTGCATGATGAACTGGGGCAGATGCTGACCGTGCTCAAGCTGGAAGTGTCGATGTGCGAGCTGGCCTATGCCGAACTGGACCCAGGCCTGAATGAACGCCTGGCGAGCATGAAACGCCTGATCGCCCAGTTGTTCCAGCTGGTGCGCGATGTCGCCACTGCCTTGCGTCCGCCGATCCTCGACGCCGGTATTGCCTCGGCCATCGAATGGCAGGCGCGGCGTTTCGAGGCGCGCACGCAAATCCCCTGTCTGGTGCAAGTACCCGATAATCTGCCAGCATTGAGTGATGCCAAAGCCACCGGGCTGTTTCGTATCCTCCAGGAGGCGCTGACCAATGTGATGCGTCACGCCCAGGCACACAGCGTGGAGATTGAACTGGTACGTGAGGGCGGTCAGTTGCGCATGACGGTCAGCGATGATGGCCAAGGCTTTTGCCGCGAGCAGACCCGGCCCACCTCGTTTGGCCTGGTGGGTGTGCGCGAGCGGGTGCTGATGATGGGGGGGAGCATGGCGCTGGACAGTGAGCCGGGTGAAGGCACCAGCCTGAGCGTGGCCATTCCGTTGGAGTAGGAGAGCAATCGTGATTCGAGTACTGGTGGCCGAAGACCACACCATTGTCCGTGAAGGCATCAAACAGTTGATTGGCCTGGCCAAGGACATGCAAGTGGCGGGGGAGGCCGGTAACGGCGAGCAGTTGCTCGAAACCCTGCGCCACACACCGTGCGAGGTGGTACTGCTGGATATCTCCATGCCGGGTGTGAGCGGTCTGGAAGCGATCCCGCGTATCCGTGCGTTGCACGATGCGCCGGCGATCCTGATGCTGTCGATGCACGATGAGGCGCAGATGGCGGCGCGGGCGCTGAAGGCCGGTGCTGCGGGCTATGCCACCAAAGACAGTGATCCGGCGCTGCTACTGACGGCGATTCGTCGGGTGGCGGGTGGTGGACGTTATATCGACCCGTCGCTGGCCGACCGCATGGTGTTCGAAGTGGGCCTGACCGAATCCCGGCCGTTGCACACATTGCTCTCGGAGCGGGAGTTTTCGGTGTTCGAGCGCCTGGCCCAGGGCGCCAACGTCAACGACATTGCCCAGCAGTTGGCGCTGTCGAGCAAGACCATCAGCACCCACAAGGCGCGCCTGATGCAGAAGTTGAAAGTGAACTCGCTGGCGGAGCTGGTGAAATACGCCATGGAGCACAAGCTGGTCTGATTGCGACATACGCAATCGTTGAACCTGTCGAGGCCCTTGTGGGAGCGGGCGTGCCCGCGAAAGGGCCTTGCCGGTTGATTTCTATGGTTGCACCGGCCTCTTCGCGGGCATGCCCGCTCCCACAGGTTCGGTGGACTGCTTTGGAGCGCATTCCAATCCCGCCATCTTTGTAGGGCGATCCCTACAACAAGTCTTCCATCCGGATGATGGCATTCTCTCACTACCCCCGATTTTCGGGCGCTTGCGTCTCTTCTACTCTTTTGCCTACGCAGTCATCCAACAAGAAGGTGCAGGCATGAGCGAGGCGAAGTCGAACGCTGCAACCGGCGAAACGCTGGTCAGCTTCCGTGGTGTGCAGAAGAGCTACGACGGCGAGTCGCTGATCGTCAAAGACCTCAACCTGGATATCCGCAAGGGCGAGTTCCTCACCCTGCTTGGCCCGTCCGGCTCCGGCAAAACCACCAGCCTGATGATGCTGGCGGGCTTCGAGACCCCCACCGCCGGCGAAATCCAGCTTGGCGGCCGCTCGATCAACAATGTGCCGCCGCACAAGCGTGATATCGGCATGGTGTTCCAGAACTACGCGCTGTTTCCGCACATGACCGTGGCCGAGAACCTGGCCTTTCCGCTGACCGTGCGCAACCTGAGCAAGACCGATATCAGCGAGCGGGTCAAACGTGTGCTGAACATGGTCCAGCTCGACGCTTTCGCCAAACGCTACCCCGGCCAGCTGTCTGGCGGCCAGCAGCAGCGTGTGGCGCTGGCCCGGGCATTGGTGTTCGAGCCTCAGCTGGTGCTGATGGATGAGCCACTCGGCGCACTGGATAAGCAACTGCGCGAACACATGCAGATGGAAATCAAGCACATTCACCAGCGCCTCGGTGTGACCGTGGTGTACGTAACCCATGACCAGGGCGAAGCGCTGACCATGTCAGATCGCGTGGCGGTGTTCCACCAGGGCGAAATCCAGCAGATCGCCGACCCGCGCACGCTCTACGAAGAGCCTTGCAACACCTTCGTCGCCAACTTCATCGGCGAGAATAACCGCATTAACGGCACCCTGCTGGCCAGCGATGGCAACCGTTGCCAGGTGCAGTTGCCTCGCGGCGAGCGGGTTGAGGCGCTGGCGGTGAATGTCGGCCAGGCCGGCGAGCCGGTGACCCTATCGATTCGCCCGGAGCGCGTGCGCCTGAATGGCCACAGTGAAAGCTGCGTCAACCGGTTCTCTGGCCGTGTGGCCGAATTCATTTATCTGGGCGACCACGTGCGCGTGCGTCTGGAAGTCTGCGGCAAGGGCGACTTCTTCGTGAAGCAGCCTATTGCCGAGCTCGACCCGGCATTGGCCGTGGGCGATGTAGTACCGCTGGGCTGGGAGGTGGAGCACGCCCGCGCGCTCGATCCGATTGCCGAAGCCCATTGATGGATTGCTTCACCAACCCTGTACTGTGGAGAGAATAATAATGCGTAAGCAGTTGAAACTGACCGCCCTGGCGTTGGGGCTGTTCACCGCTGGCCAGGCCATGGCCGCAGACCTCACCGTGATCTCGTTCGGGGGCGCCAACAAGGCTGCCCAGGCCAAAGCGTTCTACGAGCCATGGGAAAAAGCGGGTAATGGCAAGATTGTCGCGGGTGAGTACAACGGCGAAATGGCCAAGGTCAAGGCGATGGTCGACACCAAGAGTGTGTCGTGGAACCTGGTAGAGGTTGAGTCGCCAGAGCTGGCGCGCGGTTGCGACGAGGGCATGTTCGAAGAGCTAGACCCGGCCCTGTTCGGTAACGAGTCCGATTATGTGAAGGGCGCCATCCAGCCGTGCGGCGTAGGTTTCTTCGTTTGGTCCACGGTCATGGCCTACAACGCTGACAAACTGAAGACCGCACCCACCAGCTGGGCGGATTTCTGGGACACCAAGAAATTCCCTGGCAAGCGCGGCCTGCGCAAGGGCGCCAAGTACACCCTGGAGTTCGCCCTGATGGCCGACGGTGTGGCACCGAAGGACGTGTATCAGGTACTGGGCACCAAAGAGGGTGTGGACCGCGC from Pseudomonas putida encodes the following:
- a CDS encoding extracellular solute-binding protein: MRKQLKLTALALGLFTAGQAMAADLTVISFGGANKAAQAKAFYEPWEKAGNGKIVAGEYNGEMAKVKAMVDTKSVSWNLVEVESPELARGCDEGMFEELDPALFGNESDYVKGAIQPCGVGFFVWSTVMAYNADKLKTAPTSWADFWDTKKFPGKRGLRKGAKYTLEFALMADGVAPKDVYQVLGTKEGVDRAFKKLDELKPSIQWWEAGAQPPQFLASGDVVMSSAYNGRIAAVQKESNLKVVWNGGIYDFDAWAIPKGAKNVEEAKKFIAYSVKPEQQKIYSENIAYGPANSKAVSLLSDEVKKDMPTTPENIANQVQIDVAFWADNSEQLEQRFNAWAAKK
- a CDS encoding response regulator, whose product is MIRVLVAEDHTIVREGIKQLIGLAKDMQVAGEAGNGEQLLETLRHTPCEVVLLDISMPGVSGLEAIPRIRALHDAPAILMLSMHDEAQMAARALKAGAAGYATKDSDPALLLTAIRRVAGGGRYIDPSLADRMVFEVGLTESRPLHTLLSEREFSVFERLAQGANVNDIAQQLALSSKTISTHKARLMQKLKVNSLAELVKYAMEHKLV
- a CDS encoding PAS domain S-box protein; this encodes MKRVRRLLVIGCLWLPLIVWAKPEALPSVVLEPDQQQWLDTHRSLRVGLVLQAPYAQFDRRLQQLYGANVELVNSLAQALRLDLTWRNFSDQASLEHALQRGEIDFAPGLTQTPASLRLWLFSDPYMRVPQLVVGPRTGAMAVELEKLEAEQRVAVRMPSPLADYLRGNYGNLNLQGVPDDREALQLVVGGQASFAVLDEAQLSRLSRESEFGELAVVGDVGLPQLLRIGSRRDWPLLADVLERGLQALPAKELEQLHQRWLQPKYPRLSESPGFWQNIALLFGMLLLCAMATLVWQRRQQRQLERSLLAARESLVERQVREEALRLSQFAIDQSTVGILWVNWDSHVRYANHAAERMLGYTEGELLERPLSDFEPSLNMDRWLELWKGARTGTGGVGQFETQCRRADQSLLPVELSLSFLRFRDSEYLVVYLADVTERHRALAALRESEARLKGIAGNVPGLVFRLERDPAEGDLEFPYISEGSEALVGYAPSEIQHPQMGLRNLVHPEDRADYHRVQDLALVSDQDWSWQGRILTRQGEQRWADIKASARRLGNGQVVWDGVVWDITQGKRAELALAKSQEQLRELSAHLESVREEEKARIAREVHDELGQMLTVLKLEVSMCELAYAELDPGLNERLASMKRLIAQLFQLVRDVATALRPPILDAGIASAIEWQARRFEARTQIPCLVQVPDNLPALSDAKATGLFRILQEALTNVMRHAQAHSVEIELVREGGQLRMTVSDDGQGFCREQTRPTSFGLVGVRERVLMMGGSMALDSEPGEGTSLSVAIPLE
- the potA gene encoding polyamine ABC transporter ATP-binding protein, with the protein product MSEAKSNAATGETLVSFRGVQKSYDGESLIVKDLNLDIRKGEFLTLLGPSGSGKTTSLMMLAGFETPTAGEIQLGGRSINNVPPHKRDIGMVFQNYALFPHMTVAENLAFPLTVRNLSKTDISERVKRVLNMVQLDAFAKRYPGQLSGGQQQRVALARALVFEPQLVLMDEPLGALDKQLREHMQMEIKHIHQRLGVTVVYVTHDQGEALTMSDRVAVFHQGEIQQIADPRTLYEEPCNTFVANFIGENNRINGTLLASDGNRCQVQLPRGERVEALAVNVGQAGEPVTLSIRPERVRLNGHSESCVNRFSGRVAEFIYLGDHVRVRLEVCGKGDFFVKQPIAELDPALAVGDVVPLGWEVEHARALDPIAEAH